In Aciduliprofundum sp. MAR08-339, a single window of DNA contains:
- a CDS encoding glycosyltransferase family 4 protein, whose translation MKFVHVTDIALPHIGGVELVVARYSTMQRGDGHESHVITTTLPGTRKFDKIDGVAYHRLSKIGMSTAILHKIKKIEPDLIHTHSYIAAPVLSYLHKIDPSVPIIRHIHDVYIGKYEEYSGWEGSKLYENFEKYIIKLPYTAYITPSQYTKGKLVEIGIEKDRIHVVHPGVDIDKFGRSDGRYARKKHKIPENAKIIGFVGRLSTGKGPQYLIESAKGLKNTYIILVGPNPNPRTSGILGIEDVLRKMVKKYGMEDRVIFAGKVQDFEIPLYYDSFDVFCLPSISEGFGMSIAEALAAGKPVVSFRTTAIPEIVKHGHNGLLAEPKNVEDLREKLQTLLEDEDLYQKLKKNSRDSVKIYTWENSYKKLMEVYKLYL comes from the coding sequence ATGAAATTCGTCCATGTCACAGATATTGCTCTGCCCCACATTGGAGGCGTGGAATTGGTGGTTGCAAGGTACTCCACCATGCAGAGAGGAGATGGGCATGAAAGCCACGTGATAACAACAACCCTACCCGGAACACGAAAATTTGATAAAATTGACGGTGTAGCATACCACAGGTTATCAAAAATTGGAATGTCCACAGCAATTCTGCACAAAATAAAGAAGATAGAGCCAGATTTGATACACACCCACTCCTACATCGCCGCTCCCGTACTTTCGTATCTGCACAAAATAGACCCAAGTGTCCCCATAATAAGGCACATTCACGACGTGTACATAGGAAAATACGAAGAGTATTCTGGCTGGGAGGGTTCAAAACTCTACGAGAATTTTGAAAAGTACATAATCAAACTACCCTACACCGCCTACATCACCCCCAGTCAGTACACGAAGGGTAAACTTGTGGAAATTGGAATAGAGAAGGATAGAATCCACGTGGTGCATCCGGGAGTTGATATAGACAAATTCGGAAGGAGCGATGGGAGATATGCGAGAAAGAAGCACAAAATCCCTGAAAACGCCAAAATAATAGGATTTGTTGGAAGATTGAGCACCGGGAAGGGGCCCCAGTACCTCATAGAGTCTGCCAAAGGTTTGAAAAACACATACATAATTTTAGTCGGGCCCAACCCGAATCCAAGGACCTCGGGAATACTTGGAATAGAGGATGTGCTCCGCAAAATGGTGAAAAAATATGGGATGGAAGACCGCGTTATATTTGCCGGCAAGGTTCAGGATTTTGAAATACCCCTTTATTACGATTCCTTCGACGTATTCTGTCTGCCCAGCATATCCGAGGGATTTGGGATGAGCATAGCCGAGGCACTGGCAGCAGGCAAACCTGTTGTTTCTTTCAGAACAACGGCGATACCGGAGATAGTAAAACACGGACACAACGGATTGCTGGCAGAGCCAAAAAACGTGGAGGATCTGAGGGAGAAACTGCAAACCCTCCTTGAAGATGAGGACCTTTACCAGAAATTAAAAAAGAACTCGAGGGACTCAGTTAAGATTTACACCTGGGAAAACTCCTACAAAAAATTGATGGAAGTGTACAAACTGTACTTATGA
- the pyrG gene encoding glutamine hydrolyzing CTP synthase, whose product MKYIVVTGGVISGLGKGITTSSLGKILQARGLKVTAIKIDPYLNYDAGTMNPYQHGEVFVLDDGGEVDLDLGNYERFLDTNLTSDHNITTGKVYLTVIERERKGEYLGSTVQIIPHITEEIKRRIKKIAMQTMADVVLIEVGGTVGDIESMPFLEAMRQLRMEEGERNVFFVHTTLVPVVSVVGEQKTKPTQHSVKELRSLGIQPDMIVGRSREPLSEETRRKISLFCDVPYEAVISAPDARSIYEVPLIFEEQGVGEYILGKMQIRGRTPRWKEWKKYLDRLFNPRDEITIAIVGKYVHLKDSYISHKESFTHVASFLRLKINLKWIDSEDLEDEGTKLLDGVDGILIPGGFGPRGTEGKVMAAQYARENGIPFLGVCFGFQLATIEFARHVLGYEDANSTELARTEYPVIDLLPEQRGVDKLGGTMRLGAQKIIIEKGSMAHSIYGTTEIYERHRHRYEVNPDYIEEFEKHGLHFSGRDESGIRMEIFELKGHPFFMGSQFHPEFKSRPLKPSPLHLALAKAALEYKKRS is encoded by the coding sequence ATGAAGTACATTGTTGTGACGGGCGGAGTGATCTCTGGGCTTGGGAAGGGTATAACAACCAGTTCTCTGGGCAAGATTCTTCAGGCGCGGGGTTTGAAGGTCACTGCCATAAAGATAGACCCTTATTTGAACTACGATGCTGGCACGATGAATCCCTATCAGCACGGAGAGGTTTTCGTGCTGGATGACGGGGGCGAGGTTGATCTTGATCTGGGGAATTACGAGCGTTTTTTGGATACAAATTTAACATCGGATCATAATATCACCACAGGCAAGGTTTACCTCACCGTTATTGAGAGGGAGCGGAAGGGGGAGTACCTTGGCAGCACGGTTCAAATAATTCCCCACATAACTGAGGAAATAAAGAGAAGAATAAAGAAAATTGCAATGCAAACCATGGCAGATGTTGTACTGATAGAGGTTGGAGGTACGGTTGGGGATATTGAGAGTATGCCATTCCTTGAAGCCATGAGACAGCTTCGGATGGAGGAGGGGGAGAGGAATGTGTTCTTCGTCCATACAACCCTTGTTCCGGTGGTTAGTGTTGTTGGTGAGCAAAAAACGAAGCCCACCCAGCACAGCGTGAAGGAGTTGCGCTCCTTGGGTATCCAGCCAGATATGATCGTTGGAAGGTCCAGGGAACCGCTTAGTGAGGAGACGAGGCGGAAAATATCCCTATTCTGCGATGTGCCCTATGAGGCGGTTATAAGTGCTCCGGATGCACGCTCCATATATGAAGTGCCCCTTATTTTTGAGGAGCAGGGTGTTGGTGAGTACATACTCGGAAAGATGCAGATCAGGGGCCGAACACCGAGATGGAAGGAATGGAAGAAATACCTTGATAGGCTTTTCAACCCAAGGGATGAGATAACCATTGCAATAGTTGGCAAGTATGTCCATTTAAAGGATTCCTACATCAGTCATAAAGAATCCTTCACCCATGTAGCCTCATTCCTTCGCTTAAAGATAAATCTAAAGTGGATAGATAGTGAGGATTTGGAGGATGAAGGCACCAAACTTCTTGATGGAGTGGATGGTATCCTTATACCGGGAGGATTTGGACCCAGGGGTACGGAGGGAAAGGTTATGGCTGCCCAGTATGCGAGGGAAAACGGGATACCTTTTCTGGGTGTGTGCTTCGGTTTCCAGCTTGCCACAATAGAATTTGCAAGACATGTGCTCGGCTATGAAGATGCGAATAGCACTGAACTTGCAAGGACGGAGTACCCGGTGATAGATTTGCTTCCTGAGCAGAGGGGTGTGGATAAACTTGGGGGTACTATGCGTTTGGGTGCCCAGAAGATAATTATCGAAAAGGGAAGCATGGCCCACAGCATTTACGGAACAACTGAAATATACGAAAGGCATCGTCACAGGTACGAAGTCAATCCCGATTACATTGAAGAATTTGAAAAGCACGGACTGCATTTCAGCGGCAGAGATGAGAGCGGGATAAGAATGGAGATATTCGAGTTGAAAGGACACCCGTTTTTTATGGGCTCCCAGTTCCATCCTGAGTTCAAATCGAGACCCCTAAAGCCCTCACCACTGCATCTGGCACTTGCTAAGGCGGCTTTGGAGTACAAGAAAAGGTCATAA
- a CDS encoding proteasome assembly chaperone family protein translates to MDLQIYELKKINLRDGIVIDGFPSVGLVSSIVANYVIDALNLEQIAIVDSTYFPSVALIRDGVPLSPVRIYGGEVKEDLKIAVFISEFQIPTSILKPLATLMLDWADEQKISTVITPEGLIQEERKENVDVYAVTSTSYARKKLPDNVLNFEEGVITGVSGVLLTEGKKRGTDVIALLAEAHPNYPDARAAAKIVEVLNEIMGTIKIDPKPLYEEAEKIEKNLSHIREQAERVKKVPKDYIYA, encoded by the coding sequence ATGGACCTGCAGATCTACGAACTTAAGAAAATCAATCTTCGGGATGGAATAGTGATTGATGGCTTTCCCTCAGTTGGGCTTGTGAGTTCAATCGTTGCAAATTACGTGATTGATGCCCTAAATTTGGAGCAGATTGCAATCGTGGATAGCACATACTTTCCATCTGTGGCCCTTATTAGAGATGGAGTTCCCCTGAGCCCTGTTAGGATTTACGGCGGCGAGGTCAAGGAAGACCTAAAAATAGCTGTCTTCATATCCGAATTTCAAATACCAACTTCAATTCTCAAACCCCTGGCCACTCTGATGCTTGACTGGGCAGATGAGCAGAAAATATCCACCGTGATAACTCCCGAGGGGCTCATACAGGAGGAGAGGAAGGAGAATGTGGATGTCTACGCAGTTACAAGCACATCCTATGCGCGTAAGAAATTGCCTGATAACGTTTTGAATTTTGAGGAGGGAGTAATAACGGGCGTGAGCGGTGTGCTCCTCACAGAGGGAAAGAAGAGAGGGACGGATGTTATTGCCCTGCTTGCAGAGGCACACCCCAATTATCCGGATGCCAGGGCAGCCGCAAAAATCGTGGAAGTTCTAAACGAGATAATGGGAACGATCAAAATAGATCCCAAACCCCTTTACGAGGAGGCTGAAAAAATAGAGAAGAACCTCTCACACATAAGGGAGCAGGCAGAGAGGGTGAAAAAGGTGCCCAAGGACTACATTTACGCATGA
- the rtcA gene encoding RNA 3'-terminal phosphate cyclase: protein MIIDGSYGEGGGQILRTAVALSAITGVEVEIYNIRAKRRNPGLRPQHLWGIKLLARMSSARVEGARVGSTRIKFSPGALRGGTYEVDVGTAGSITLILQTTLFPAIFADSPIILRLRGGTDVPFSPPIDYYRFVLQPFMNEMGASVEINVMERGYYPRGGGVVEVLVEPSKLKPLHILERGAFVEKEAHLNMRNLPMHVVERMREKLKGFKMVEDIASGPSTGCGLVLLARYKNTIIAGDHLCRRGLPAERVAYSALEKFHREMQSKATVDVNMGDHLIPFGFLAGEAAYVVREITGHIHTNAWVVQQFGGRVEIKENTICIHA, encoded by the coding sequence ATGATAATTGATGGTTCCTATGGTGAGGGGGGTGGCCAGATTCTTCGTACAGCTGTGGCGTTGTCAGCGATCACAGGTGTGGAGGTTGAGATTTACAACATAAGGGCAAAGAGAAGGAATCCGGGATTGAGACCGCAGCATCTGTGGGGCATAAAATTGCTTGCCCGAATGAGCAGTGCCAGGGTTGAAGGGGCAAGGGTTGGATCTACAAGAATAAAATTTTCTCCCGGAGCATTGAGGGGAGGCACCTACGAGGTGGATGTGGGCACGGCTGGAAGCATCACACTCATTCTTCAAACAACACTCTTCCCCGCAATTTTTGCAGATTCGCCCATAATTCTCAGGTTAAGGGGAGGCACCGATGTGCCCTTCTCTCCACCCATTGATTACTATCGCTTTGTTCTTCAGCCCTTTATGAATGAGATGGGCGCAAGTGTGGAGATCAATGTAATGGAGCGTGGCTACTATCCCAGAGGTGGGGGAGTTGTTGAGGTTCTTGTTGAACCATCTAAGCTGAAGCCACTGCATATCCTTGAAAGAGGCGCTTTTGTGGAAAAAGAGGCCCATTTGAACATGAGGAATTTGCCAATGCATGTGGTTGAGAGAATGAGAGAAAAACTTAAGGGCTTCAAAATGGTGGAAGATATAGCGAGTGGACCAAGCACGGGATGCGGTCTGGTGCTTTTGGCAAGATACAAAAACACGATCATTGCGGGAGATCATCTTTGCAGAAGAGGCTTGCCGGCGGAGAGGGTTGCATACTCAGCCCTTGAAAAATTTCATAGGGAGATGCAATCAAAAGCCACCGTTGATGTGAATATGGGGGACCATCTCATTCCATTTGGATTTTTAGCCGGGGAAGCCGCGTATGTGGTCAGGGAAATAACGGGACACATACACACAAATGCCTGGGTGGTGCAGCAGTTTGGTGGAAGGGTGGAAATAAAGGAAAATACCATATGCATTCATGCGTAA
- a CDS encoding rhomboid family intramembrane serine protease has translation MLLEILTLAVIIVFTLLAFRKNAVMFLSISFVLVYLIELYAYSTGNILSYFMEFACKSGVFDVGTFTAIYVHSLNPGHIFFNILIFFLVGYPFERRIGSFRFTSIFLVSGVVANIGYSSFLYFYHINSFLIGASGAIFGIMGAFLILYPNDEITMFLGPILMPRVKVKYAVLAFMAVEFIATLFWVNDNVAHGAHVIGAVTGAVFAYAIRNRISLRTVGSGTNSRKVDYALFDKLADTDDLKRVCSRIREEQDEIVRNSWILEFFRKKYGDAQMDGKYVKAGGRRFKVFR, from the coding sequence GTGCTTCTGGAAATATTGACCCTTGCAGTAATAATCGTGTTCACGCTTCTTGCATTTCGCAAAAATGCAGTCATGTTTCTCTCCATATCCTTCGTGCTGGTTTACCTGATTGAACTCTATGCCTATTCCACAGGCAACATTCTCTCATATTTCATGGAATTCGCCTGCAAATCCGGAGTGTTTGATGTTGGAACGTTCACCGCCATATACGTTCATAGTTTGAATCCCGGTCACATATTTTTCAACATTCTCATCTTCTTTCTTGTGGGATATCCCTTTGAGCGCAGAATTGGAAGTTTCAGATTTACATCCATATTTCTCGTTTCTGGTGTGGTTGCCAACATTGGTTATTCCTCATTTCTTTACTTCTACCATATCAACTCCTTCCTCATAGGGGCCTCTGGAGCCATATTTGGCATAATGGGTGCTTTTCTGATTCTCTATCCCAATGATGAAATTACGATGTTTCTTGGCCCCATTCTTATGCCCAGAGTTAAGGTAAAATACGCTGTTTTAGCCTTTATGGCTGTGGAGTTTATAGCCACGCTTTTCTGGGTGAACGACAATGTTGCCCATGGTGCCCATGTTATAGGAGCCGTTACGGGCGCTGTTTTTGCCTATGCCATTAGAAATCGCATATCTTTGCGAACGGTGGGTTCCGGTACAAACTCAAGAAAGGTTGATTACGCTCTTTTTGATAAACTGGCAGATACTGATGATCTGAAAAGGGTATGCAGTAGGATAAGAGAGGAGCAGGACGAGATAGTACGCAACTCTTGGATTCTTGAGTTTTTCCGCAAAAAGTACGGGGATGCGCAAATGGATGGGAAGTATGTCAAGGCCGGTGGGAGAAGGTTTAAGGTTTTCAGGTGA
- the thiC gene encoding phosphomethylpyrimidine synthase ThiC, translated as MQMRDAKNGIITDEMKYVAKKEGVDAEKIRRNVARGYVVILKNSNHDVEPVGVGSGLRVKVNANIGTSMDIVDVDAEIRKAKIAKKYGADTIMDLSTGGNLNEIRRKIMGAVPIVIGTVPIYQAAWDMLEKKKAIVEMTEDDMFRAVETHLKDGVDFLTIHVGVTREAVEKMKKNPRVVGTVSRGGTFHAAWILHHGRENPFYENYDYLLELLAEYDATISLGDGLRPGGLPDATDFLQIHELYTIGKLVKKAREYGVQAMVEGPGHIPIDQIEANVKMAKVATDNAPFYVLGPLVTDIASGYDHITAAIGGAIAARAGADFLCYVTPAEHLALPNEEEVKLGVIATRIAAHAVNLTRFEDEYDWDYRMSVARGKLRWDEQLNLSIDKENAIKIRKERYPNSPQVCTMCGELCAIKLLRQYLEEKE; from the coding sequence ATGCAGATGAGGGATGCGAAGAATGGAATAATAACCGATGAGATGAAATATGTGGCGAAGAAGGAAGGGGTTGATGCGGAAAAGATAAGGAGAAATGTTGCCAGGGGTTATGTTGTGATTTTAAAAAATTCAAATCACGATGTGGAGCCCGTTGGCGTTGGCTCAGGACTTCGCGTGAAGGTCAATGCCAATATTGGTACATCAATGGACATTGTGGATGTTGATGCCGAGATTCGCAAGGCTAAGATTGCGAAGAAGTACGGGGCGGATACCATCATGGACCTAAGCACGGGGGGCAATTTGAATGAGATTCGCAGAAAAATAATGGGTGCTGTGCCCATTGTAATAGGCACGGTGCCCATATATCAGGCGGCATGGGATATGCTTGAGAAGAAAAAAGCCATAGTGGAAATGACCGAAGACGATATGTTCCGTGCCGTTGAGACCCACCTCAAGGACGGTGTGGATTTCCTGACAATTCATGTTGGTGTGACAAGAGAGGCTGTTGAGAAGATGAAAAAGAATCCCCGTGTGGTTGGAACAGTTTCACGAGGAGGGACCTTCCACGCTGCATGGATCCTTCATCATGGAAGGGAGAACCCATTCTACGAGAACTACGATTATCTCCTTGAACTTCTGGCGGAATACGATGCCACAATAAGCTTGGGAGATGGACTGCGTCCCGGCGGATTGCCGGATGCCACAGATTTTCTGCAGATTCACGAACTCTACACCATCGGAAAACTGGTGAAGAAGGCAAGAGAATATGGAGTGCAGGCTATGGTTGAAGGTCCTGGGCACATTCCAATTGACCAGATTGAGGCGAATGTGAAGATGGCAAAAGTTGCCACGGATAACGCACCCTTCTATGTCCTTGGTCCACTCGTAACGGATATCGCATCCGGCTACGATCACATAACCGCAGCCATAGGAGGAGCTATTGCGGCCAGAGCAGGCGCAGATTTCCTTTGCTATGTGACCCCTGCGGAGCATCTCGCACTGCCCAACGAAGAGGAAGTCAAACTGGGTGTTATAGCAACGAGAATAGCAGCGCATGCTGTGAATTTAACAAGATTTGAGGATGAATATGATTGGGATTATCGCATGTCCGTGGCCCGCGGCAAACTTAGATGGGATGAGCAGCTGAATCTGAGCATAGATAAGGAGAATGCCATAAAGATTCGCAAGGAAAGGTATCCAAACAGTCCTCAGGTGTGCACCATGTGCGGTGAGCTGTGTGCCATAAAATTGCTCAGGCAGTACCTTGAGGAGAAAGAATAA
- a CDS encoding pitrilysin family protein, with protein MKIYHIKTTRTGIFKALLSVNVGWSHEPPGMEGLSHFLEHAIFLGNEMHPEPDNESGRFGVMLNGETLPDRTIFFFNSLSENAEEILDLLLSIVFKPSFPEDKVREEKKSKIMPAIVKESDFTPWELAYQWAKNLIFQWDFRKSMGTVESLEGLGIEELKEWHAKYYSSSNAVLLISSPLDVEIDIPRGGEIPVRRSINYLDREIVLERGIENAEMVFAFPFEVYDLRAFLLSFILGNYPTSKFWHAFHRDAYMVESRCEWYGSGGFFLYIGANDRDYGRIVEKFAKFLENLRISPEDLETAKKIAKLEILERAGSVNSLMHLLGVDPQLNFGGFEGIWERLEDLEIKDLRDYASTLLDMENLRSVVVR; from the coding sequence ATGAAAATTTATCACATCAAAACCACCCGCACCGGAATCTTCAAGGCATTGCTCAGTGTAAATGTGGGCTGGAGCCATGAGCCGCCGGGTATGGAAGGCCTATCTCATTTCCTTGAGCATGCTATATTTCTAGGAAATGAAATGCATCCAGAACCGGATAATGAAAGTGGAAGGTTCGGGGTAATGCTGAATGGGGAGACCTTGCCGGACAGGACCATATTCTTTTTCAACTCCCTCTCTGAGAATGCGGAAGAAATTTTGGATCTCCTACTATCCATTGTCTTCAAGCCATCCTTTCCGGAGGATAAGGTGAGAGAGGAGAAGAAAAGCAAGATAATGCCTGCTATTGTTAAGGAAAGCGATTTCACACCCTGGGAGCTTGCATACCAGTGGGCAAAAAATCTGATTTTTCAATGGGATTTCAGAAAGAGTATGGGAACCGTGGAGAGTTTGGAGGGATTGGGAATTGAGGAGCTGAAAGAATGGCATGCCAAATATTATTCCTCCTCAAATGCGGTGCTTCTGATTTCCTCACCCCTTGATGTGGAGATTGATATACCTCGGGGAGGGGAAATTCCAGTGAGGAGGAGTATAAATTATCTGGATAGGGAGATTGTACTTGAAAGAGGAATAGAAAATGCCGAGATGGTTTTTGCCTTCCCATTTGAAGTGTATGATCTAAGGGCATTCTTGCTTTCGTTCATTCTTGGAAACTATCCAACATCCAAATTCTGGCATGCCTTTCACAGGGATGCGTATATGGTTGAATCTCGCTGTGAGTGGTATGGAAGTGGAGGATTTTTCCTCTACATTGGGGCCAACGATAGGGATTATGGGAGAATTGTAGAAAAATTCGCGAAATTTCTTGAAAATCTGCGCATATCGCCCGAGGATCTTGAAACTGCAAAAAAGATTGCAAAGCTTGAAATTCTGGAGAGGGCCGGGAGTGTGAATTCTTTAATGCACCTCTTAGGCGTGGATCCTCAATTGAATTTTGGAGGTTTTGAGGGAATTTGGGAGCGTTTGGAAGATTTGGAAATTAAGGATTTGAGGGATTACGCATCAACTTTGCTGGATATGGAGAATCTAAGGAGCGTAGTGGTTAGATGA
- the mptA gene encoding GTP cyclohydrolase MptA — translation MYPDVQGLKPEKRYKITRVGVKNVVKPIFVRRDDQTITLVTTIDIFVDLPPSKKGSDMSRNIEVISEIVEESIAKPCTGIENLASRMVKKVKEKHEYSTYAEVNLQAEYFLERHTPLGRKTIERYRLIGRATMDDEGIKKMIGVEVVGMTACPCAMETVRAILKEKYGENIPQNIPVPTHNQRNIATVMLEVPEGYEIEANDLIDIIEGSMSSPTYEILKRRDEGEVVIKAHENPRFVEDVVREILHRILKRYRELPDETMIIVRSESEESIHKHNAFAERITTLGELRE, via the coding sequence ATGTATCCCGATGTTCAGGGCCTGAAGCCGGAGAAGAGGTACAAGATCACCCGTGTTGGAGTAAAGAACGTTGTAAAACCCATATTCGTTAGGAGAGATGATCAAACAATAACCCTGGTCACAACAATTGACATATTCGTGGATTTACCTCCTTCTAAAAAGGGCTCAGATATGTCCAGAAACATAGAGGTTATTTCAGAAATCGTGGAGGAGAGCATTGCAAAGCCATGCACCGGCATAGAGAACCTGGCCAGCAGGATGGTGAAGAAGGTAAAAGAGAAGCATGAGTACTCCACATACGCCGAGGTGAATCTGCAGGCAGAGTATTTCCTTGAAAGGCACACTCCCCTCGGAAGGAAGACAATTGAGAGATACAGACTCATTGGAAGGGCAACAATGGATGATGAAGGAATTAAAAAAATGATTGGGGTGGAAGTTGTAGGTATGACCGCATGCCCATGCGCTATGGAAACAGTGCGTGCAATTTTAAAGGAGAAATATGGAGAAAATATCCCACAGAATATTCCCGTTCCCACTCATAATCAGAGGAACATCGCCACGGTTATGCTGGAAGTTCCGGAGGGGTATGAGATTGAGGCAAACGATCTCATAGACATCATAGAAGGCTCAATGTCCTCACCCACCTACGAAATTCTAAAGAGAAGAGATGAGGGGGAGGTTGTGATAAAAGCCCATGAGAACCCCCGGTTCGTGGAGGATGTGGTTCGTGAAATTCTCCACAGAATTCTCAAAAGATATAGAGAACTGCCGGATGAGACCATGATAATAGTTAGAAGCGAAAGTGAGGAGAGCATACACAAACACAATGCCTTCGCAGAACGCATAACCACGTTAGGGGAGTTGAGAGAATGA
- a CDS encoding MTAP family purine nucleoside phosphorylase — translation MIGIIGGSGLYGGISGLEGKKVEVNTPYGDVKVILGENFVFVSRHGNPPKPPHRVNYHANIMAFKKLNVEKILAISSVGSLRDDIPPGTLMLPDDLLDFTGRVWTYHNDSPVHINMYEPFCPELRNEVSKIEGVKIGGTYATMKGPQFETRAEERMLKILGADVVGMTVAPESKLAKELEICYQPLCIVVNYVGGETSHEGTLKSMAIYEAKIENILERILK, via the coding sequence ATGATTGGGATCATCGGGGGCAGCGGGCTATACGGGGGAATTAGTGGGCTGGAAGGAAAAAAGGTGGAGGTTAACACTCCCTACGGGGATGTGAAGGTTATACTCGGAGAAAACTTCGTGTTTGTGTCCCGCCATGGAAATCCCCCAAAACCACCGCACAGGGTGAACTACCATGCAAACATAATGGCATTCAAAAAATTGAATGTGGAGAAAATTCTCGCAATAAGTTCCGTGGGATCCCTAAGAGATGATATTCCACCCGGGACCCTGATGCTACCAGATGACCTCCTGGATTTCACAGGCAGGGTTTGGACCTACCACAATGATAGCCCCGTGCACATTAATATGTACGAGCCATTTTGCCCGGAGTTGAGGAATGAAGTTTCAAAAATAGAAGGTGTGAAGATAGGAGGTACATACGCCACAATGAAGGGCCCTCAGTTTGAAACTAGAGCCGAGGAAAGAATGCTCAAGATTTTGGGTGCGGATGTGGTTGGTATGACCGTGGCTCCGGAGTCAAAACTTGCCAAGGAATTGGAAATATGCTACCAGCCTCTCTGCATTGTTGTTAATTACGTGGGAGGCGAAACCTCCCATGAGGGAACTTTAAAAAGTATGGCCATCTACGAAGCGAAAATAGAAAACATTCTCGAAAGAATTTTAAAATAA